A window of the Nibribacter ruber genome harbors these coding sequences:
- a CDS encoding DNA gyrase/topoisomerase IV subunit A: MLNEELENENNLELGTELEGEETIHDITSVSGLYENWFLDYASYVILERAVPALEDGFKPVQRRIMHAMKEMDDGRFNKVANVIGQTMQYHPHGDASIGDAIVNLGQKDLLIETQGNWGDVRTGDSAAAPRYIEARLTKFALDVVFNAQTTEWQLSYDGRKNEPITLPVKFPLLLAQGVEGIAVGLSTKIMPHNFRELIKGSIDVLKGRKTQLLPDFPTGGLGDFTNYNGGGRGGKIRLRATIEKVDKSLLVIRDVPYGTTTTALMDSIVKASENNKIKIKKVVDNTAAAVEIQVHIPPGISPDLTIDALYAFTDCEVSISPNTCVIIEDKPRFLNVDDLLRMSTVKTVRLLERELEIRMGELEDKWHQSSLEKIFIENRIYRDIEECETWEAVLEAIDKGLDPFKPMLRREVTQEDIIRLTEIKIKRISKFDAFKADEFIKKLEDEMAEVADNLANLTRYAISYFEGLLAKYGKGKERKTQIRTFDVVSAQKVAIANQKLYVNRKDGFVGYGLKKDEFVCDCSDMDDIIAIRKDGKFMVSKITDKIFMGKDIIHVGVYNKNDEHMVYNMIYVDGKTGIAFAKRFAVTSITRDKEYDLTKGEKNSKVIYLTANPNSESELVSIQLQPASTARVKQFDFDFAELLIKGKGSQGNIVTKYPIKKVTQKALGESTRGGREIYYDEVIGRLNTENRGRYLGSFNTDDTILVLFKDGSYELTSFDLTNHYDVANIETIHKFSPEVVVSAVYTEGETKVTYVKRFQVETTTVGKRFTFISESKGSKLLAASVAEAPKAEIKFQRDKKSEKETEILLLSDFIDVKGWRAMGNKLNYFKVFGVTIPQAEVVEVAKVKNSTKTIKAVKVETKVSEKIALGYASGEEINLDILPLQPETELSVESEQNGDVAAAPKKEKRQLNLF; this comes from the coding sequence ATGCTTAACGAAGAATTGGAAAACGAGAACAACTTAGAACTGGGCACTGAACTGGAGGGCGAAGAGACCATCCATGACATTACCTCTGTTTCTGGTTTGTACGAGAACTGGTTTCTGGACTACGCCTCTTACGTAATTCTGGAACGTGCCGTGCCAGCGCTGGAAGACGGGTTCAAGCCCGTGCAGCGCCGCATCATGCACGCCATGAAAGAAATGGACGACGGTCGCTTTAACAAAGTGGCCAACGTGATAGGGCAGACCATGCAGTATCACCCGCACGGGGATGCTTCTATTGGTGATGCCATCGTGAACCTGGGCCAGAAAGACCTGCTCATTGAAACGCAGGGAAACTGGGGGGATGTACGCACTGGTGACAGCGCTGCCGCGCCACGTTACATTGAAGCCCGCCTGACCAAGTTTGCCTTAGACGTGGTCTTTAATGCGCAGACTACTGAGTGGCAGTTGAGCTATGACGGCCGTAAGAACGAGCCAATTACTTTGCCTGTAAAGTTCCCATTGCTGTTAGCTCAGGGCGTGGAGGGGATTGCGGTAGGTTTGTCTACCAAGATCATGCCCCACAACTTCAGAGAGCTCATCAAAGGTTCTATTGATGTTTTGAAGGGCCGCAAAACGCAGTTGCTCCCAGACTTTCCTACCGGTGGCCTTGGTGATTTCACCAACTACAACGGCGGCGGCAGAGGCGGTAAGATACGCCTGCGCGCTACAATTGAGAAGGTAGACAAGTCTTTGTTGGTGATTAGAGACGTGCCCTATGGTACCACTACCACGGCCTTGATGGATTCTATCGTGAAGGCCAGCGAAAACAATAAGATCAAAATCAAGAAAGTAGTGGACAATACTGCGGCGGCGGTTGAGATTCAGGTGCACATTCCACCCGGGATTTCTCCTGACTTGACCATTGATGCGCTGTATGCCTTCACCGACTGCGAGGTCTCTATATCACCCAATACCTGTGTGATCATTGAAGACAAGCCCCGTTTCTTGAACGTAGATGACCTCCTGCGCATGTCTACCGTGAAAACCGTAAGGTTGCTGGAGCGTGAGCTGGAGATTAGAATGGGCGAGCTGGAAGACAAGTGGCACCAGTCTAGCCTGGAGAAAATCTTCATTGAGAACCGCATTTACCGTGACATTGAAGAATGTGAAACTTGGGAGGCCGTTTTAGAAGCCATTGACAAAGGTTTGGATCCGTTCAAGCCCATGCTGCGCCGCGAAGTAACCCAAGAGGACATCATTCGCCTGACGGAAATTAAGATCAAGCGCATTTCTAAGTTTGACGCCTTCAAGGCTGATGAGTTTATCAAGAAGCTGGAAGACGAGATGGCTGAGGTGGCAGACAACCTGGCCAACCTGACCCGTTATGCTATCAGTTATTTTGAAGGCTTATTGGCTAAATATGGCAAAGGCAAAGAGCGCAAAACGCAGATCAGAACCTTTGATGTAGTGTCTGCTCAGAAAGTAGCCATTGCCAACCAGAAGCTGTACGTGAACCGCAAAGACGGCTTTGTAGGCTATGGCCTCAAGAAAGACGAGTTTGTATGTGACTGCTCAGACATGGATGACATCATTGCCATCCGGAAGGACGGTAAGTTCATGGTGTCTAAGATCACAGATAAAATCTTCATGGGCAAGGACATCATTCACGTGGGCGTGTACAACAAGAATGATGAGCACATGGTCTACAACATGATCTATGTGGATGGGAAAACCGGTATTGCTTTCGCTAAGCGTTTTGCTGTGACTTCCATCACTCGTGACAAAGAGTATGACCTGACCAAGGGCGAAAAGAACTCCAAGGTGATTTACCTGACGGCCAACCCTAATTCTGAGTCTGAATTGGTGAGCATTCAGTTGCAACCCGCCAGCACGGCCCGCGTGAAGCAATTTGACTTTGACTTTGCAGAACTGCTGATTAAAGGAAAAGGCTCACAAGGAAACATTGTGACTAAGTATCCTATCAAAAAGGTGACACAGAAAGCCCTGGGTGAGTCTACCCGCGGTGGTCGTGAGATCTACTATGATGAGGTGATTGGCCGCTTGAACACAGAGAACCGGGGCCGATACCTGGGAAGCTTCAATACAGATGATACCATTCTGGTGCTGTTCAAGGATGGATCGTATGAGTTGACTTCATTTGACCTGACCAACCATTATGATGTTGCCAACATAGAGACCATTCATAAGTTCTCACCAGAAGTGGTGGTGTCTGCGGTGTATACAGAAGGTGAAACCAAGGTGACCTATGTGAAACGGTTCCAGGTGGAAACCACCACGGTTGGTAAGCGCTTTACGTTCATCAGTGAGTCTAAAGGATCTAAGCTGTTAGCCGCCTCGGTAGCTGAAGCGCCTAAAGCAGAGATTAAATTCCAGCGAGATAAGAAATCTGAGAAAGAAACAGAGATTTTGCTGCTGAGTGATTTCATTGACGTAAAGGGCTGGCGCGCCATGGGCAACAAACTGAATTACTTTAAAGTGTTTGGGGTGACTATTCCGCAGGCCGAAGTAGTGGAGGTTGCTAAGGTAAAGAATAGCACTAAAACAATAAAAGCTGTAAAGGTAGAAACAAAAGTAAGTGAGAAAATTGCCTTAGGTTACGCTTCAGGTGAGGAAATCAACTTGGATATTCTGCCTTTACAACCTGAGACAGAGTTGTCCGTAGAAAGTGAACAAAACGGAGATGTAGCCGCAGCCCCTAAGAAAGAGAAAAGACAATTGAATCTGTTTTAG
- a CDS encoding tetratricopeptide repeat protein, which yields MTHFGRTIYLLCISLSFLSLPAFAGGVGSDQLLWEANQLFREYKDVEALEKFEQLITQDPHHQEALCKATVLSTRIGGRFTDDTRKGQYFEKALVFSARAIEVDSQKAEANYVRALALGSMSQVTGLKERLTYLSSSKHYIDRALAIDDKHAGAWHLQGRWSYKVANLTIAEKAASKFLMTGAAFPIASNKDALSAISKAVELDPTNLLYYFDLARVQKDVDLKSECIATLQKALDQKLVTTEDLELSRRCKILLQQMLKV from the coding sequence ATGACACACTTTGGAAGAACAATCTATCTTTTATGTATAAGCTTAAGCTTTCTGAGCCTACCTGCCTTTGCGGGCGGTGTGGGCTCAGACCAGCTTCTTTGGGAAGCCAATCAGCTTTTCAGGGAATACAAAGACGTTGAGGCGTTAGAAAAGTTTGAGCAACTCATCACGCAAGATCCCCACCACCAGGAAGCCCTGTGCAAAGCCACCGTTCTAAGTACCCGCATTGGGGGACGGTTCACAGATGATACCCGCAAGGGACAATACTTTGAGAAGGCGCTGGTATTTTCGGCTAGAGCCATTGAGGTAGACAGTCAAAAAGCAGAAGCTAATTACGTGCGCGCCCTGGCCTTGGGAAGTATGTCACAGGTGACAGGCCTCAAAGAAAGATTGACCTATTTAAGCAGCTCTAAGCATTACATTGACCGGGCCCTGGCCATTGACGATAAACACGCCGGCGCCTGGCATTTGCAAGGTCGGTGGAGCTATAAAGTAGCCAACCTCACTATAGCAGAAAAGGCCGCCAGCAAGTTTCTAATGACGGGCGCTGCCTTTCCCATAGCCTCCAACAAAGACGCCTTGAGTGCCATTAGCAAAGCCGTTGAGCTTGACCCTACCAACCTATTATACTACTTTGATTTGGCCCGAGTTCAGAAAGACGTGGACCTTAAAAGTGAGTGCATCGCCACACTTCAAAAAGCATTAGACCAAAAGCTGGTGACTACAGAAGATTTAGAGTTGAGCAGAAGATGTAAAATACTTTTGCAGCAAATGCTTAAAGTATAG
- a CDS encoding DUF5686 family protein, giving the protein MKAGFLFAQTTPISGKVIDSETQKPLDFVTVQPHKAKVPVFTDEAGIYILNKYEGNDKVSFTLLGYGQITKTVKELKESSNISLVRQSYALQEIVIGPQENPAYKIVRAAARKKEQYLPENQKALEFETYTLMKGSILESEAKDKKRSFSKRYAPYFDSLLVGDNSSKLASLPIFQSETVKQNFYLKDPKKSKEVLQASKVVGVGIEKEAQIAQLLNAQAEHFSLNQNYMRMFDKDFVSPIANSWSNYYDYDLVDSMETPSGKIYKLNIIPKRPQDLTFAGTMWIADGSFALRRIELKLNPDVKLNFVSDLRIVQIWDEENPSLLPVSSKRKFQISGLPGTEVRLYVESTTYYRDIVLNQPRNPDFFDNTHAMGDSVLSYQENFWQTVRPQSFSPEDVKRVESIAQINKLPEIQSMVKLIRVVVEGHLPLNDKLEWGPVFGTYVYNNIEGHRFQFGLRTTEAFHKNWILNGYAGYGTRDKSLKGLLNIRYVADRERWTEWGASYLNDVGPAAMDLNNTRVNSLFFSAFRWGTMNFPYKQERFQVWAEREWFQSFSQRLTLRHTNQTPAFASAPVAEGQFSRFGQFRTTDLVLNLQYTPNRKTLIRHWDKIGISNSNSPVIGLEVAMGMSGLLNSDVSYQQVALSVEQRVHAGVLGYGRYYFRAEKTFNKVPLPLLQVPVGNETPFFILHGYNLMPFFSFGNDEMVSLRYDHHFEGALSLTNRIPLLKKTRARLVAGGAMMMGRLSEKNKFSLVEGDPNFGSFRGLGRDPYVEVNVGLKNLFQLLRVDLVHRLTYQNLDMPAWGVRMSISVNP; this is encoded by the coding sequence ATGAAGGCAGGTTTTCTCTTTGCCCAAACTACCCCCATTAGTGGCAAAGTGATTGACTCTGAAACCCAGAAACCGCTAGACTTTGTAACGGTACAACCGCACAAGGCCAAGGTTCCCGTGTTTACAGATGAAGCTGGTATATATATCCTGAACAAGTATGAGGGCAACGACAAAGTGTCTTTTACACTTCTTGGATATGGGCAGATAACCAAAACCGTAAAGGAGTTAAAAGAGAGTAGCAACATCAGCTTGGTGCGCCAGAGCTACGCTCTGCAGGAAATTGTCATTGGTCCGCAGGAAAACCCGGCATATAAAATTGTAAGAGCCGCCGCGCGCAAAAAGGAACAATACCTGCCAGAAAACCAGAAGGCCCTTGAGTTTGAAACGTACACGCTCATGAAAGGCAGTATTCTGGAGAGCGAGGCCAAAGACAAAAAACGCAGTTTCTCCAAGCGCTATGCCCCTTACTTTGACAGCCTTTTGGTGGGCGACAACTCTTCTAAACTAGCCTCACTGCCCATTTTTCAGTCTGAAACGGTTAAACAAAACTTCTACCTCAAAGACCCCAAAAAAAGCAAAGAAGTACTGCAGGCCAGCAAAGTAGTAGGGGTGGGGATTGAGAAGGAAGCGCAAATTGCCCAACTATTAAACGCCCAGGCCGAGCACTTTTCCTTGAACCAGAACTACATGCGCATGTTTGACAAAGACTTTGTCAGCCCCATTGCCAATAGCTGGTCCAATTACTATGACTATGATTTAGTGGATAGCATGGAGACGCCTTCTGGGAAAATCTATAAGCTCAATATCATTCCTAAACGCCCGCAGGACCTTACATTTGCTGGTACCATGTGGATTGCCGATGGATCATTTGCCTTGCGCCGTATTGAGCTGAAGTTGAACCCAGATGTCAAGCTCAATTTTGTGAGTGATTTGCGCATTGTACAAATCTGGGACGAAGAAAACCCATCGCTGCTGCCAGTTTCCAGCAAACGCAAATTCCAGATCTCAGGGCTGCCAGGCACCGAGGTACGCCTTTACGTAGAGTCTACTACCTATTATAGAGACATCGTCTTAAATCAACCCAGAAACCCAGACTTCTTTGACAATACCCATGCCATGGGGGATTCTGTGCTGAGCTACCAGGAGAACTTCTGGCAAACGGTGAGGCCCCAGAGCTTTAGTCCAGAGGATGTGAAACGCGTGGAATCCATTGCCCAAATCAACAAGTTACCAGAAATACAGAGTATGGTGAAGCTGATAAGGGTGGTGGTAGAAGGGCATCTGCCCCTCAATGACAAACTGGAATGGGGACCAGTGTTTGGTACGTACGTGTACAACAACATAGAAGGCCACCGGTTTCAGTTCGGGCTTAGGACTACTGAGGCTTTTCATAAGAACTGGATCTTGAACGGGTATGCGGGCTACGGCACAAGGGATAAGTCTCTGAAGGGCCTGCTGAACATCCGGTACGTGGCAGACCGCGAACGCTGGACCGAATGGGGCGCCAGTTACCTCAATGACGTAGGGCCGGCCGCCATGGACTTGAACAATACGCGGGTCAATAGTCTGTTTTTCTCGGCTTTCCGGTGGGGAACCATGAATTTCCCTTATAAGCAGGAGCGTTTTCAGGTGTGGGCCGAGCGGGAGTGGTTCCAATCGTTCTCGCAGCGACTTACCTTGCGCCATACCAACCAAACACCAGCCTTTGCCTCGGCGCCCGTAGCAGAGGGCCAGTTCTCCCGGTTTGGACAATTCAGAACCACGGACCTGGTACTCAACCTGCAATACACGCCCAACCGTAAGACCTTGATCCGGCACTGGGACAAGATAGGCATCTCCAATTCCAATTCGCCGGTGATTGGCCTGGAAGTAGCCATGGGCATGAGCGGCTTACTTAATTCTGATGTTAGTTACCAGCAGGTGGCTTTGTCTGTAGAGCAACGGGTGCATGCCGGCGTGCTGGGTTATGGCCGCTATTATTTTAGAGCCGAGAAAACCTTCAACAAGGTGCCTTTGCCGCTTTTGCAAGTACCGGTGGGCAATGAGACGCCATTCTTTATCCTGCACGGGTACAACCTAATGCCATTCTTTTCCTTTGGCAATGATGAGATGGTGTCGCTGCGCTATGATCATCATTTTGAAGGGGCACTCTCCCTTACCAACCGCATTCCGTTGCTCAAGAAAACCCGGGCGCGTCTGGTGGCCGGCGGGGCCATGATGATGGGCAGACTATCAGAGAAAAATAAGTTCTCCCTGGTAGAGGGAGATCCTAACTTTGGAAGTTTCAGGGGCTTGGGCAGAGACCCGTACGTAGAGGTAAATGTGGGTCTGAAGAACCTGTTCCAGCTGCTGCGGGTTGACCTAGTGCATCGGCTTACTTATCAAAACCTGGACATGCCAGCGTGGGGGGTACGGATGTCCATTTCTGTGAACCCATAG
- a CDS encoding tetratricopeptide repeat protein: MFSPKRVNSTPAVHINEISRAIAQGNEQPEWYVKRARLYLSIGKEGQALQDLNTAIKEDASIGEAYFLKAKILVARQQYQESMKLMMQAREFNYYTPESEAILAETYVGLRQYERALSHSSKAVKLSPGEPKFYVLLAKAQAGTGDTIRAVANLGKALERDTLSLPAFRELSAIYMAQKRFEEAYPMVNVGVKKQPKDAFWWRQLGQYFMAYNLTDTAMASFNHSVMLEPNQPGVYLGLAQAWFKKRQYALALDHLVKAQELGAPLNEENRFLLARCYEYTGQRELARGQYAFLVRKYPQNPRYMVALRKMQTPVKRPTMDTLSTNSVF; this comes from the coding sequence ATGTTTTCGCCTAAGAGGGTAAACAGTACCCCCGCCGTGCACATCAATGAAATTTCAAGAGCCATTGCGCAGGGCAATGAGCAGCCAGAATGGTATGTGAAACGCGCGCGCCTGTACCTGTCCATCGGTAAGGAAGGGCAGGCGTTACAGGATTTGAATACGGCCATCAAGGAAGACGCTTCTATAGGGGAGGCCTATTTTCTCAAGGCGAAGATTTTAGTGGCCCGGCAGCAGTACCAGGAATCCATGAAGCTGATGATGCAGGCCCGGGAGTTCAATTACTACACCCCGGAGTCTGAGGCCATACTGGCAGAGACCTACGTAGGTTTGCGCCAGTATGAGCGGGCCCTGTCCCATAGCAGCAAGGCCGTGAAGCTGAGCCCCGGCGAACCCAAGTTCTACGTGTTGCTGGCCAAAGCGCAGGCGGGTACCGGAGACACAATCCGAGCCGTTGCCAACCTGGGCAAGGCCTTAGAGCGCGATACCTTGTCATTGCCGGCCTTCAGAGAACTTTCAGCTATCTACATGGCGCAGAAACGATTTGAGGAAGCCTATCCTATGGTGAATGTTGGCGTGAAAAAACAACCCAAAGATGCCTTCTGGTGGCGGCAACTAGGACAATACTTTATGGCCTACAACCTCACTGACACGGCCATGGCCTCTTTTAACCACTCGGTGATGTTAGAGCCCAACCAGCCGGGCGTGTACCTTGGTTTAGCGCAGGCTTGGTTTAAAAAGAGACAATATGCCCTAGCCCTGGATCATCTGGTGAAAGCGCAGGAATTGGGAGCACCTCTTAATGAGGAGAACCGTTTTTTGCTGGCCAGATGCTATGAATATACCGGGCAGCGGGAACTGGCGCGGGGACAATATGCTTTTTTAGTAAGAAAATACCCGCAAAACCCGCGTTATATGGTAGCTTTGCGCAAGATGCAGACGCCTGTTAAACGGCCAACCATGGATACCTTGAGCACGAATTCGGTTTTTTAA
- the thrS gene encoding threonine--tRNA ligase produces MINITLPDGSVREFQEGVTGIEIAASISEGLARNVLAAKVNGQVWDLTRPITQDAAVQLLTWNDDEGKSTYWHSSAHLLAEALEALYPDVKFGIGPPIENGFYYDIDLGDRTLSQEEFPAIEQKMLELARQKSEFVRREVSKDEAVAYFTQKGDKYKLDLLEGLQDGTITFYSQGNFVDLCRGPHIPNTGFIKAAKLMNVAGAYWRGDEKSKQLTRVYAITFPKQKDLTEYLERLEEAKRRDHRKLGKEMELFAFSEKVGMGLPLWLPKGTMLRERLEQFMRKAQMRAGYMPVVTPHIGSKELYVTSGHYEKYGADSFQPIRTPNEGEEFYLKPMNCPHHCEIYKTRPRSYKELPVRLAEFGTVYRYEQSGELHGLTRVRGFTQDDAHIFCRPDQVKEEFTKVIDLVLYVFKALGFENYTAQISLRDPENKAKYIGSDDLWEKAESAIIEAATEKGLPTVTELGEAAFYGPKLDFMVKDALGRKWQLGTIQVDYNLPERFQLEYIGADNEKHRPVMIHRAPFGSLERFVAVLIEHCAGNFPLWLSPDQVAILPISEKYHDYAQQVFAQLHDQDIRGYIDSRDEKIGRKIRDAEVSKVPYMIIVGDKEQENEIISVRKHGFGDMGSMRIDAFVDNFRAVLAELLN; encoded by the coding sequence ATGATCAATATTACCTTACCAGACGGCTCTGTCCGTGAGTTTCAGGAAGGGGTGACTGGCATTGAGATAGCCGCCTCTATTAGTGAAGGCTTAGCCCGTAACGTACTTGCCGCCAAAGTAAACGGCCAGGTATGGGACCTTACGCGCCCTATCACGCAAGACGCCGCCGTACAGTTGCTCACTTGGAACGATGATGAAGGTAAGTCTACGTACTGGCACTCTTCGGCCCACTTGCTGGCCGAGGCCTTGGAAGCTCTCTACCCAGACGTTAAGTTTGGCATTGGACCACCCATTGAGAACGGCTTCTACTATGACATTGACCTAGGCGATAGAACCCTTTCTCAGGAAGAATTCCCGGCCATTGAGCAGAAGATGCTGGAGCTGGCGCGTCAGAAAAGCGAATTTGTGCGCCGCGAAGTAAGCAAAGACGAGGCTGTCGCTTATTTCACTCAGAAGGGTGATAAATACAAGCTGGATCTGTTAGAAGGGTTGCAGGACGGAACCATCACGTTCTACTCACAAGGCAACTTTGTAGACCTTTGCCGCGGGCCGCACATTCCTAACACTGGATTCATTAAAGCTGCCAAACTCATGAACGTGGCCGGCGCTTACTGGCGCGGCGATGAGAAAAGCAAGCAGCTGACCCGCGTGTACGCCATCACGTTCCCCAAGCAGAAAGACCTGACCGAGTACCTGGAGCGTCTGGAAGAGGCCAAGCGGCGAGATCACCGCAAACTGGGCAAGGAGATGGAGTTGTTCGCTTTCTCTGAGAAGGTGGGCATGGGTTTGCCACTGTGGTTGCCCAAAGGCACCATGCTGCGCGAGCGCTTAGAGCAATTTATGCGCAAAGCCCAGATGAGAGCAGGGTATATGCCGGTGGTAACGCCGCATATTGGTTCTAAAGAATTATATGTGACCTCTGGTCACTATGAGAAATATGGGGCAGACTCTTTCCAGCCCATCAGGACGCCTAATGAAGGAGAGGAGTTCTACCTGAAGCCCATGAACTGCCCGCACCACTGCGAAATCTACAAGACTCGTCCAAGGTCGTATAAAGAATTGCCAGTGCGCCTGGCCGAGTTTGGCACCGTGTACCGTTACGAGCAAAGTGGCGAGTTGCACGGCCTGACCCGCGTAAGAGGCTTTACCCAGGATGACGCGCACATCTTCTGCCGTCCAGACCAGGTAAAGGAAGAGTTCACCAAAGTAATAGACCTGGTGTTGTATGTTTTCAAAGCCCTAGGCTTTGAAAACTACACCGCCCAGATTTCTTTGCGTGACCCAGAAAACAAGGCCAAGTACATTGGTTCTGATGACCTTTGGGAGAAAGCTGAGAGTGCGATTATTGAAGCGGCCACAGAAAAAGGCCTGCCTACGGTAACCGAGCTAGGAGAGGCTGCGTTCTATGGACCAAAGCTGGATTTCATGGTGAAAGACGCCCTGGGCCGTAAATGGCAGTTGGGTACCATTCAGGTAGACTACAACTTGCCAGAGCGGTTCCAACTGGAATACATTGGCGCTGACAATGAGAAGCACCGCCCCGTGATGATTCACCGCGCGCCGTTTGGTTCTTTGGAGCGTTTTGTGGCTGTGTTGATTGAGCACTGCGCCGGTAACTTCCCGCTGTGGCTGAGCCCAGACCAGGTAGCCATTCTGCCTATCTCTGAGAAATACCATGACTACGCCCAGCAGGTGTTTGCCCAGTTGCATGATCAGGACATCAGAGGGTATATTGACTCACGCGATGAGAAGATTGGCCGTAAGATAAGAGACGCCGAAGTGAGCAAAGTGCCGTACATGATCATTGTGGGGGACAAAGAGCAGGAAAACGAAATTATTTCTGTGCGTAAACATGGCTTCGGGGATATGGGCAGTATGCGCATAGATGCCTTCGTGGACAACTTTAGAGCCGTGCTGGCAGAGTTGTTGAATTAA
- the infC gene encoding translation initiation factor IF-3, with translation MPRGKVEEPYRINQRITGVRDVRVVGENVEPGVYSIDQARRLATEQNLDLVEISPKADPPVCRIIDYSKFKYEQKKKQREMKAKTTKVVMKEIRFGPNTDDHDFEFKLKHARQFLAEGAKVKAYVHFVGRTIVFKERGELLLLKFAQALEDVAKVEQLPKLEGKRMFLFLGPKVKK, from the coding sequence GTGCCACGTGGCAAGGTCGAAGAACCTTATCGGATCAATCAGCGCATCACCGGCGTACGCGACGTACGGGTGGTGGGTGAGAACGTAGAGCCAGGAGTCTACAGCATAGACCAGGCTCGCCGTTTAGCCACAGAGCAGAACCTTGACCTGGTGGAGATCTCGCCAAAAGCAGATCCGCCGGTTTGCCGCATCATTGACTATTCTAAGTTCAAGTACGAACAGAAGAAGAAGCAACGCGAGATGAAGGCCAAAACCACCAAGGTGGTGATGAAGGAGATTCGTTTTGGTCCTAACACAGATGACCACGACTTTGAATTCAAACTGAAGCACGCCCGCCAGTTCCTGGCCGAGGGTGCCAAAGTAAAAGCGTACGTGCACTTTGTGGGCCGTACCATTGTCTTTAAAGAGCGCGGTGAATTACTTTTGCTTAAATTTGCGCAGGCGTTGGAAGACGTTGCCAAGGTTGAGCAACTACCTAAGCTGGAAGGGAAGCGCATGTTCCTGTTCCTGGGGCCTAAAGTGAAAAAATAA
- the rpmI gene encoding 50S ribosomal protein L35, giving the protein MPKMKSKSGAKKRFTLTGTGKVKRKHAYKSHILTKKTTKQKRNLTHIGLVSEADQANVKRMLAS; this is encoded by the coding sequence ATGCCTAAGATGAAAAGCAAATCAGGGGCTAAGAAGAGATTCACCCTGACAGGTACTGGCAAAGTAAAGCGTAAGCACGCCTACAAAAGCCACATCCTGACCAAGAAGACCACCAAGCAGAAGAGAAATCTTACTCACATTGGCCTAGTTAGCGAAGCTGACCAAGCAAACGTGAAGAGAATGCTTGCGTCTTAA
- the rplT gene encoding 50S ribosomal protein L20, with the protein MPRSVNVVAARHKRKRIMKMAKGYFGRRKNVWTVAKNAVEKGLLYAYRDRKVKKRDFRALWIQRINAAARINGLSYSQLMGGLKKANITLNRKVLADLALNHPEAFKGIVAKVK; encoded by the coding sequence ATGCCTAGATCGGTCAACGTTGTGGCGGCCCGCCACAAAAGAAAAAGAATAATGAAAATGGCCAAAGGTTACTTTGGTCGTAGAAAGAACGTTTGGACAGTAGCCAAAAACGCAGTAGAAAAAGGTTTACTTTATGCCTACCGCGACAGAAAGGTGAAGAAGAGAGACTTCCGTGCTCTTTGGATTCAGCGTATCAACGCAGCTGCCCGTATCAACGGTCTGTCTTACTCTCAGTTAATGGGCGGTTTGAAAAAAGCCAACATCACCTTGAACCGTAAGGTTTTAGCTGACTTAGCTTTGAACCATCCAGAAGCCTTCAAAGGAATTGTTGCAAAGGTGAAATAA